The following is a genomic window from Pedobacter sp. KBS0701.
CCTGAAGAAGATCTTCCTCTTCAAGATAAGGATATTGATTTATAATTTCTACAGCTGATAAACCTGAAGCATATAATCCTATAATGGTACCAACTGTTACCCTTAATCCGCGGATGCAAGGTTTGCCACCCATTTGATCAGGGTTTAGGGTAATTCTATCTAAATGTTTCATAATTGTTATGCTTATTTCGAATATAATTAAAATGTACCAACTTATATACAAATCAATTGTTGGCAGATTGTTAAATTAAAGTTTTGTTACAACTTTCAACATCCAAAAGCCCACTTTTATTTACATTTGTATATGCAAACTGCAGAATTATTAAAACGTGCCTTAAATTTCGAGTTCCTCTCTCAAGAAGAAGGCGTATATCTATACCATCATGCCGATACAGCATCTTTGATGTTTGTGGCCAAT
Proteins encoded in this region:
- a CDS encoding DUF433 domain-containing protein yields the protein MKHLDRITLNPDQMGGKPCIRGLRVTVGTIIGLYASGLSAVEIINQYPYLEEEDLLQALSYASWRSEEIEVPVAV